The proteins below come from a single Desulfovibrio sp. genomic window:
- a CDS encoding 4Fe-4S dicluster domain-containing protein: MLRIVRIVLAALCFAAICLLFVDVSGLFAPSLAFMAKVQLVPAVLAGSLGAVAGVALMTLVFGRVYCSALCPLGVVQDIIGARAGKYRFRYSSPRSLLRLAFLGIFVFSLLAGVPLVFSLLEPYSAFGRMAADLLAPLWATGSNALAWASERAGNYDVAPTLVWQKGWAALAAAAVTLAVVGVLSWRFGRLWCNAVCPVGTVLGFLSRFSLFQPRINESACKKCGLCEKACKASCIDAESGSVDASRCVACFNCVGVCRHGAVSYASGLSKEHAEAHIQPQAIAPAGTAAKGKLNGARRSVLAALVGLAVPGLAFGRSASAIPALTRRQSHERQTAIVPPGAQSMQVLGARCTGCQLCVSACPNQVLRASDMGSGLMQPTLSFERGYCRVNCVTCSEVCPAGAIRPITPAVKSSMQIGRAVIALESCITVTDKVACTACAKICPPRVINLVGPDDAPKKPVVDAERCTGCGACEYVCPARPFAAIHVEGVAEQRRI, encoded by the coding sequence ATGTTACGGATCGTTCGCATCGTGCTGGCCGCGCTTTGTTTTGCTGCAATCTGCCTGCTGTTTGTGGATGTGAGCGGGCTGTTTGCTCCATCGTTGGCCTTTATGGCAAAGGTGCAGCTTGTGCCCGCCGTGCTGGCTGGCAGCCTTGGCGCGGTGGCTGGCGTAGCCCTGATGACGCTGGTTTTCGGCAGAGTCTATTGCTCGGCCTTGTGCCCGCTTGGCGTGGTGCAGGACATTATCGGCGCAAGGGCGGGCAAGTACCGCTTCCGCTACTCCTCCCCGCGTAGCCTGCTGCGGCTGGCGTTTCTTGGCATTTTTGTGTTTTCCCTGCTGGCGGGCGTGCCGCTGGTTTTTTCCCTGCTTGAACCCTACAGCGCCTTTGGCCGCATGGCGGCTGACCTGCTGGCCCCCCTTTGGGCAACTGGCAGCAACGCGCTTGCCTGGGCCTCTGAACGGGCAGGAAACTATGATGTGGCTCCCACGCTGGTGTGGCAAAAAGGTTGGGCAGCACTGGCAGCAGCGGCTGTCACCCTTGCCGTGGTTGGGGTCTTGTCATGGCGTTTCGGGCGGTTGTGGTGCAATGCGGTCTGCCCTGTGGGAACTGTTCTGGGATTTCTGAGCCGATTTTCCCTGTTCCAGCCCCGCATAAACGAAAGCGCGTGTAAAAAATGCGGCCTGTGCGAAAAGGCCTGCAAGGCATCCTGTATTGATGCAGAATCTGGAAGCGTTGATGCAAGCCGTTGCGTGGCCTGCTTCAATTGCGTGGGAGTGTGCCGTCACGGGGCCGTCAGCTATGCCTCCGGGCTGTCAAAAGAACATGCGGAGGCGCACATACAGCCACAGGCCATAGCCCCTGCGGGTACAGCGGCAAAGGGCAAGCTTAATGGTGCACGGCGCAGCGTGCTTGCGGCATTGGTTGGCCTTGCCGTGCCGGGACTTGCCTTTGGCAGAAGCGCTTCGGCCATTCCGGCGCTTACCCGCAGGCAGAGCCATGAGAGGCAAACGGCCATTGTGCCGCCCGGGGCGCAGTCCATGCAGGTGCTTGGCGCGCGCTGCACCGGGTGTCAGCTCTGCGTTTCTGCCTGTCCCAATCAGGTGTTGCGGGCATCGGATATGGGCAGCGGCCTGATGCAACCCACGCTTTCCTTTGAGCGGGGTTACTGCCGCGTCAACTGCGTGACCTGCTCGGAGGTTTGCCCCGCTGGGGCCATACGGCCCATTACTCCGGCAGTAAAAAGCTCCATGCAGATCGGGCGGGCCGTCATTGCCCTTGAGAGCTGTATAACCGTGACGGACAAGGTAGCCTGCACTGCCTGCGCCAAAATATGCCCGCCACGGGTGATAAATCTGGTGGGGCCGGATGATGCCCCCAAAAAGCCGGTTGTGGATGCGGAGCGCTGCACTGGCTGCGGCGCATGTGAATATGTTTGCCCGGCGCGCCCTTTTGCCGCAATCCATGTGGAGGGTGTTGCGGAGCAGAGGCGTATCTGA
- a CDS encoding 8-amino-7-oxononanoate synthase, with translation MMQYTQWLEEKKQNGSLRALRNIDAVQREREGAGAPFINLSSNDYLSLGDDADLRQEFWSQQDVSSLRMGACSSRLLTGTCDQQEAFERELAAAYGAEAALVFGSGYHANQGILPAVCSSRTLILADKLVHASLIDGIRMSEGKCIRFRHNDYAQLEMLVQKHVEDYENIIIVTESIFSMDGDACDLPRLVALKKANPTVQLYVDEAHAVGVRGAKGLGCCEEQGCAADIDFLVGTMGKAWASLGAYVICSSALREYLVNTVRPFIFTTALPPVNIAWSRFVLAKFASAEVAARREHLAGLAAMMHAFTDGLGQSVRSTSQIVPVITGENQRTLAIAGHLQREGFYIMGIRPPTVPAGSSRLRISLTAGTAREEVEALIELLNRLLHED, from the coding sequence ATGATGCAATACACACAGTGGCTTGAAGAAAAAAAGCAGAACGGCAGCCTGCGCGCCCTGCGCAATATTGATGCAGTGCAGCGCGAGAGGGAGGGGGCCGGAGCGCCCTTTATCAACCTCAGCTCCAACGATTATCTTTCTCTTGGCGACGATGCCGACCTGCGGCAGGAATTCTGGTCGCAGCAGGATGTTTCCTCTTTGCGTATGGGGGCGTGTTCCTCACGCCTGCTCACGGGCACCTGCGACCAACAGGAGGCTTTTGAGCGGGAACTGGCAGCAGCCTACGGAGCGGAGGCCGCACTGGTGTTTGGCAGCGGTTACCACGCCAACCAGGGTATTCTGCCCGCCGTGTGTTCAAGCCGCACGCTTATTCTGGCCGACAAGCTGGTGCATGCCAGCCTTATTGACGGAATCCGCATGAGCGAGGGCAAGTGCATCCGCTTCAGGCACAATGACTACGCCCAGCTCGAAATGCTGGTGCAAAAACACGTTGAGGACTACGAAAACATCATCATTGTCACCGAATCCATTTTCAGCATGGACGGCGACGCCTGCGATCTGCCCCGGCTGGTGGCGCTGAAAAAGGCCAATCCCACTGTGCAGCTTTATGTGGATGAGGCTCACGCAGTGGGTGTACGCGGCGCAAAGGGGCTTGGCTGCTGCGAGGAGCAGGGCTGCGCTGCGGACATTGATTTTCTGGTGGGCACCATGGGCAAGGCCTGGGCCTCGCTGGGTGCGTATGTGATCTGTTCCTCAGCCCTGCGGGAATACCTGGTTAATACAGTGCGTCCATTTATTTTTACCACGGCCCTGCCCCCGGTCAACATTGCCTGGAGCCGCTTTGTGCTTGCAAAGTTTGCCAGCGCCGAAGTGGCGGCTCGCAGAGAACATCTTGCCGGGCTGGCGGCCATGATGCATGCTTTTACTGACGGCCTTGGGCAGTCGGTGCGCAGTACATCGCAGATCGTGCCCGTCATTACGGGTGAAAACCAGCGCACGCTTGCCATTGCCGGGCATTTACAGCGTGAGGGTTTTTACATTATGGGCATACGCCCGCCCACGGTGCCTGCGGGCAGCTCGCGCCTGCGCATTTCGCTCACAGCGGGAACAGCGCGCGAGGAGGTTGAAGCCCTTATAGAATTGCTGAACAGGTTGCTGCATGAAGATTGA
- a CDS encoding pimeloyl-ACP methyl esterase BioG family protein: MKIDFLRRASCPTLELFFTGWGMDSRPFAWAADSPHTARCDFAVCYDYTDMTLDAEALRPYSEVRVRAWSLGVYAASLVLPGLQCAVSHAIAINGTLTPVDDTLGIPVAVYDATLENLSAESVDRFNRRMCGAHRAVFEARRSPHSLARSVDSLLAELKNIRECAARTDRVQFTGWNMAVLSKKDRIFPIANMRKAWSAIPVLELDEPHYMPDIPFVPVELP; encoded by the coding sequence ATGAAGATTGATTTTTTGCGGCGCGCCAGTTGCCCGACCCTGGAACTGTTTTTTACCGGGTGGGGCATGGACAGCCGCCCCTTTGCCTGGGCCGCGGATTCGCCGCATACGGCGCGTTGCGATTTTGCCGTGTGCTACGACTATACCGATATGACGCTGGACGCGGAGGCCCTGCGCCCTTACAGCGAGGTGCGGGTGCGGGCATGGTCGCTTGGCGTGTACGCGGCCTCTCTGGTCTTGCCGGGTTTGCAGTGCGCTGTGAGCCACGCCATTGCCATTAACGGAACGCTCACGCCTGTTGATGATACTCTTGGCATACCGGTGGCGGTCTATGATGCCACGCTTGAGAACCTTTCCGCCGAAAGCGTGGATCGTTTCAACCGGCGCATGTGCGGCGCGCACAGGGCCGTTTTTGAAGCGCGCAGATCCCCACACAGTTTGGCACGCAGTGTGGATTCACTGCTGGCGGAGCTGAAGAATATCAGGGAATGCGCTGCCCGCACGGACAGGGTGCAGTTTACAGGCTGGAACATGGCAGTTCTGAGCAAAAAAGACAGGATATTCCCCATTGCAAACATGCGTAAAGCCTGGTCTGCAATCCCGGTGCTGGAGCTGGACGAGCCGCATTATATGCCGGATATTCCTTTTGTGCCTGTAGAATTGCCATGA